TCCTTTGCAGCATCCAAGCAATCTGATTTCCCAGTCTCTATGAAGTTGTAAGTGCTATAAAACTAGCACAGAAGTAAAAAATGGTAACAGTCTATCTAGCTGTCGGTGCCAGTTTTCAACCACACCTCAATACCATCTTTTTTTCGAGATGGTAAGAAGAAAGGTTAGTTCAATCTGAACTTGCAAATATATGCTTGTGTAATCCAGCTAAGGCGTGCTTTCAAAGGATACTGTATGCAATATCCAAAGAATATTTTCCAGCCTGTAAGGTAGGCTGTAAGTTATTCTTCCTTTCAATGAGACGATACAGCTTGCGAAACGTTGGTAGAGCAGCTGTGCGCATCCACACGATGAAGTCCTCATTGATAAAGCCATTGTTGTCAGGCTCTGAGTCCAGCATATACACTGGCTTGGGCCAGTTCACAGGTTTTGTTGTGCCTAggattaaacaaaaataaaaaagtatttcacatACCAGACTAAGTAACACACTGACTCATCAAAATCCATTCTAATATCACAAAAAACACATTAACTTCTAAACAGTATGAACAGACAGGCTGACTCACTACTATTGCAACACACTGGgctgtttaagaactttttattttgcagtttaaaTAGTTTAAActctataaataaataacataatTCATGACAGCTCTGTCCATTTGTCTAAACAATTCATGTGGGTAGAAGTCTTGTCTCAAAGCACTGCTTGGTGAGATAGGTCCTCTGCTCACTTGGTAGAGTTTAAAAACCAATTTAATATTGTAAACATCATTTCAGATTATGTACACATGCTTTTGCTAATGTTATTGGAAATACAATTCCACATTGTATTAAGGTAAGGTATCTGCTTTTCCAAGCATAGCCATCACACTGACAACATGTAATTTGGCTATGACTAAGCAAGAAACCCACATCAGGTTAAACCTGAAGTTATTATATACCTTGCATAAACACACATATTCTAAGAGCCTTAAGAAGACTTTTGAGACATAGTAGCCAAAGGAAACTTTTATTTGCCAAACTGTATACGAGACACACAGTCACTtccagttacaaaaaaaaaaaaaaaaaaagagtttttttaGAGAACAGAACAACCTAGCCAtagaaacatttaaatgaaactCTTCCTATGGAGTTTTCATTTAACAACTGCAGGATTTCTTTATAAGTTAAATCCACACATGATAGAACTTGTACTGGTCTTGACTGGAACAAAACtaaatttcttcacagtagctggtatAGGACAaagttttggatttgtgctggacaCAGTATTGATAAACAATGATGTCTTTGTTATTGCTAAGCAGTATTTGCCAGCATCAAGGcctcttctgctcctcacctcaccccaccagtgaggagagTGAGGGTTCAGGAGAGATCAGGAGGGGACACAGATGGGATAGCTGttcccagctgaccaaagggatatcccaggcaggcagaggtAGGCAGGGCCTGCTTTGGCTCAGGGACTCAGATGGTGGTGagcaattcttttcttttgcattacttgtttttcttttcctctctctttgttgtgtttttggtttggttgtttgtttttattactaACCTCTCTTTATCTCAACCTATGCGCTTTCTCACTTTCACCCATCCgattcttctctccctcccactGAGCAAGGGCATGGTTAGTGAGACACTGTGTGATGCTTAGTTGCCAAGTGGGCTTAAACCCCAGCAGCTTACATTACACATTTTTTAGTATTCAGGGTACAGaatcagaaattaaatcagaaattaaagCTACCAAATTAATGATTACAGTAAATGTAAAAACCAAACACTTTCATTAGAACCTTGCAGCTTTCATTACTTAAAGACAACCGTTCAAATAGCAGAATAGTCCTTAGCTTGGATTTCTTCAGAGAGCATTTATTTAGCACATTCTGTAAATTGTCAGTGAGGCAAAACTCTGAAATCAAAATGTGCTTGaaatcaaaactgaaatcaAAAGGTGTTTGAAGCATTTTGGCATtcttacaatttttcttttctctttttttaccttGGAAAAGCGCAGTTAAGTTGTTTCCATCTCCTGTAGGATTTCTGAACTTTACATTTTTATCTGTCCACCATGCAATGCCTTTTTTAATCAAAGTAATCGGAGTCCTTGTGTCATTATCAATGCGGTATAACTCCAGTGTATCTAAAGACAAAATCAAATTAGAAAACCAGCTGCAGAAGCTTTCATTACACAGATGATCTTAATGAGCAGTGAAACAATTACCtccaggagaaaacaaaacaaaaataactagGCAAGGCATTTACTATCTGCCTGACACAATCACAAGCTGTTCTGTAAGAATCAGTGTATATGAGATAGCAGTTTATTATTCAAATATGATTTTTATGTTTCTACATCACAGCAgtagcagcttctcacagcaggTATTTCCATCCTTTGTGTGCTATGAGATTAAATTAATTCTCCTAGCAATTTTGAAACAAGTAATAGCAGTAcaagacatttattttattctgaacagtgaaaatgtgttaattcaaaacaaaaaagctgacAGTATCTTTACACAGAATAATGTGcaacacaacaaaaaacatACACTAGATCACAGACCCATCTAAATGGTAAGTTAAAAGTGTTACCGTACCATTAAACATACTGTTGGCAATAGCTCCACAAGGAGCAATGGGTTTGTCCTCATTTGTGCGGTAAGGCTCACATTCCTTACTTGGATTCTGAtagttagaaagaaaaaaggcaaatgagtCTGTGCTAGTTTAAACAACTAGCCTGGTTTTTACTACATGATCAACATGAAATTTTATAATACTTTACAGTTATTTTCAGTGAACAAAATATCAATTCCTTATGGTTGCCTTCTGTTATGCAAAAATTCTTTTACCTCATTATCGTTCAACTAAATATTCTATGTGGTGATTTATGCAATAGTCAGAAATTAGTTGCTCATTCACATCCAAGCATGAATACCTACAAGCAGTGAACTGTTGTCTCCATTTAGCTGGCTGTCATCTCGAGATTTCACGTAACGGCGGTGGTTTTGATAGAAGTTGGAAAGTCCGTAATACATGAATACATTGCTCTACAAGAAGCAAGATGCGTAAAGAGGGATTTTCGTTCACACAAACCTGCAATTTTAAGCTCTTAAACTTAGGTTTACAGCAACATTCATAAAGTAAGAACCTCAATCCTTTCTTCATAGTGAGTACATAAAAGTACTATCCTAACAAAAGCTGGCAGGATGAAGtcaaacaataaaaacatgTCACCAACTATCAGAATGATATTCACCAGCACTAATCCCAACACCTGTCTTGTCCGATGCAGAACCCATAAGCCTCATTTGCCTCCCATCTGCCAGAAAGCACTGATCTGGTATTTCCAATTCCTGTTGAACTGAGTTTTTGTAAATCATGCAGGAATAGCTGATCTACTCTCCAGCTATGTGACACACAGGGTAACTCTGAATGTGTAAAACACAAGCATTCCACTTAATGTTGTACATTTCCAGATAAACAGAGGCATTAAGAAACATCTCATCCCTGCTGATGAAAAAGGGAACACAAAAATCAGATCCAAGTTCAAAGGAAGactaaaaataatcttttataatggaagaaaaaaaagaaatacctaAGTGagaaaactttcattttcaatATGAAATAGATCATATAAACCGTTCTGACTTCATCCTGCATACAGGGCAGCATACCTCAAATGAATGTTCCAGTGTGAAATTGATGGTGCATGTACAAGGGGGTGTGCTGTCCCAGGACACATTTAAGCATTTGTTGCAGGGACTAGAAGGTTCTGTTCCTGTATAGTCAATCTGTAGCAGGAAAAACAGTCATTAATTTACAATGAGAGAGTAAAGAAAACTTATTATTAAGCCAGAGAGATTTTGTGGCATTTACTTTGCAATCATATTTTATCTCAGCACCAAAAACACATTCAGGCCTGTCTGACAATCTCAAGAAGTCTCTTCCCACCttaaccattctatgactctgtaaAGGAGTTTTTGATTCTGACTGTATGCTTGATTTCAGATGCAGACAAATTTAACACTGAGGTGAAATTACTCCTggagcaaaaccaaacaaaaccaacaagtccccccaccccccaaaccaaccaaccaaaaaccataccaaaacaaaaccagcagataCTCCAGACAACATTATGTTTCCAAACACGCACACTATGACAAGCAGATCTCAACTTTTACATGCTTTCCAAAGAGATTAAGCTTTTAAAAGTCTagatatttaattaaaaaaaattgcattagaAAACTTGCTTTGTTGACCATTTTAAGCCACCtaattaaagattttaaaaaaaaattaaaaatcacttaaTGCCCAAAAATTGTCCTAAACCAGGAAAGATTAATACACCAATACTGTTTTGTCAGGAATGGTAACATAACCAGGATATGGACAAGAAAGATGATCTGTATTACTCTGCCTTATACAATACTATCTGTCTTCAATACTgtaacccaaaaaaccccattttttaaaatctgtacaTTCAGCCTCAGCAGCCACAAGCTCACCCTACAGTCCAAGCTTGACCACATTAGCTCTTTCTCACATGTAGCTCCAGCAAGTGTGGCAGAAGAAAGCTTCCAGCTGCCTATAAAAGATATATTTCTACACTTCCCATGAATTACCTATTTTAGAATTTAGACTCAGATTGGTGAAATATATACCTTATACTTAttgcaaaaaaaatgtttagcaGCGGTAGCATTTAAACTACAACACCTACACAGTTATAGGAAAGGCTGCTGCAAGTGGTTTGTCCTGATTTATGTTTGTAGTGAAACGCATAACCAAGAACTAGTGATTTATGATCTGTCCTAATACCCATATTAAGGTCAGctaaaacaaacacacagggtGCGTTCAGGAAAGAACTGAagtctgttttcctctgcatcTTCTTCAGGGTCTCTCTTCCTGTAATTTCTGCAGTATCTATTAAGCTGCAACTAATTCCATCAGCAAGCACTTTTATTGACTGGCATCGCTCTGCTGCCAGATTTCTGACAGACAAAACCTACATCCTAATGAGCCTAGCTGAAACTAGACAGCTTCAGAAGCTATTAGCTGGCAGTGAGAGATTGACAGAGGATCACAATCTTTGTTCCTCAGCTGAACAAGATACTGAGTTTATGCTGATCTAGAAATAGCACTACTGCAGCAGCCATGACCAGCTCTGTTTAGCTACAGCACACAGACCCCACTGCTGCTCTCAATGAACAAAGCATCTCATTTGTTGAAGGCTAACTCGGGGGTGGGTGTGCTCTGCTAAAGTAAGCTGAAGTAAGCATTTCCTTTAGAAAGAACTTGCTAGTGTGAGGAGAAGTTTTAGATCAAGAACGTACACTAAAGACTCTAAGGTTGCAAAAGACCTAAAGGcttcacttttaaaaacataaatgacTAAATTCTGTGGAGCATGAAATTGATGTATATTGAAGCAGGACCATGCTTTTGATGACAGTTATCAGCTTGCATGCTATCAAAGAGCTTTCCTGTACAGTAACTGCCAACGCGAGTGGTTTTTTCTGCATCCGCATCTACAGATTACATTCAACAGAGAGCTTATTTAAAAGGATGAAGGCATCCATATTCAGCTCTTGACAGAGTAACAAAACCACTTTGACTTTGAGAGCTAAGGACTGACTTTGGAGTCCAGGGCAAGAACCTGCCTGATCCCACTGTTCTGTCCCCTGGGATCGGCCAGCATCTGACAACCTGACACAGCGAGCCCTTCCCAGAAACTCCAGATTTAAGGACATTGGGTATATCCAAGTTATTCC
The window above is part of the Corvus moneduloides isolate bCorMon1 chromosome 3, bCorMon1.pri, whole genome shotgun sequence genome. Proteins encoded here:
- the TMEM30A gene encoding cell cycle control protein 50A; the encoded protein is MAVNYSAKEEADGHPSGGVGVPGGGAVGSGGGGAVKTRKPDNTAFKQQRLPAWQPILTAGTVLPAFFIIGLIFIPIGIGIFVTSNNIREYEIDYTGTEPSSPCNKCLNVSWDSTPPCTCTINFTLEHSFESNVFMYYGLSNFYQNHRRYVKSRDDSQLNGDNSSLLNPSKECEPYRTNEDKPIAPCGAIANSMFNDTLELYRIDNDTRTPITLIKKGIAWWTDKNVKFRNPTGDGNNLTALFQGTTKPVNWPKPVYMLDSEPDNNGFINEDFIVWMRTAALPTFRKLYRLIERKNNLQPTLQAGKYSLDIAYNYPVHSFDGRKRMILSTISWMGGKNPFLGIAYITVGSICFFLGVVLLIIHHKYGNRNTSADIPN